The Gavia stellata isolate bGavSte3 chromosome 1, bGavSte3.hap2, whole genome shotgun sequence genome has a segment encoding these proteins:
- the ACOD1 gene encoding cis-aconitate decarboxylase, whose product MWAKTITGNFANVIHGLNANHLTDQVIQRSKRMILDTLGVGLLGTSTEVCHKVTQYSKIYSSNISSTIWGHLDFRLPPLYAAFVNGVAVHSMDFDDTWHPATHPSGAVLPAVIALSETLPQKQKFSGLDLLLAFNVGIEVQGRLLRFSSEARNIPKRFHPPTVVGTMGSAAACAKLLALDQMKCKNALAIAASYAGAPLANAATQTKPLHVGNAAKHGLEAACLASQGLQGNKQILDMESGIGAFYTDYNPQTLPTLQSYPWLLDQQDVAIKRFPAHLGTHWVADAASSVRRKLVESSDNLLPLDKIEKVILKVPEVKYVNRPSPTSEHEARHSFQFVACSALLDGSMSVQSFASEKVHRPALRELLCKTHLEHPPDNTPSFESLYCEVSVVLRDGNMISDRCDTFYGHWRKPLEKEDLEKKFQSNASSVLPAEAIEGIIETVYNLEKVEDCSVLSTFLSGQSARALPEKRRSL is encoded by the exons ATGTGGGCAAAG aCAATTACAGGAAATTTTGCCAATGTGATTCATGGTTTGAATGCAAACCACTTGACAGACCAAGTCATTCAGAGAAGTAAGAGAATGATTCTGGATACTCTTGGAGTGGGGCTTCTGGGTACCAGCACTGAGGTCTGCCACAAAGTGACACAATACAGCAAG ATCTACAGCTCAAATATATCCAGTACCATCTGGGGCCACTTGGATTTCCGACTGCCTCCTCTGTATGCAGCTTTTGTGAACGGAGTGGCT GTGCACTCAATGGATTTTGACGATACGTGGCATCCAGCCACACACCCATCCGGGGCTGTGCTCCCTGCCGTGATCGCACTCTCAGAGACCCTTCCTCAGAAGCAAAAATTCTCAGGTCTCGATCTGCTCTTAGCTTTCAATGTGGGAATCGAAGTGCAAGGCAGGCTGCTGCGCTTCTCCAGCGAAGCCAGGAATATTCCAAAAAG GTTTCACCCACCAACTGTGGTTGGTACGATGGGGAGTGCAGCAGCTTGTGCTAAACTGCTAGCGCTTGACCAGATGAAATGTAAAAACGCCTTGGCTATTGCTGCCTCCTATGCAGGTGCCCCGCTGGCTAATGCAGCAACCCAAACAAAGCCCCTCCACGTTGGCAATGCTGCCAAGCATGGACTGGAAGCAGCTTGCTTAGCATCACAGGGCCTTCAAGGAAACAAACAGATCTTGGACATGGAGTCGGGGATAGGTGCCTTTTATACAGATTACAACCCACAGACTCTGCCAACCTTGCAGTCCTATCCCTGGCTGTTGGACCAGCAAGATGTGGCCATCAAACGCTTTCCTGCTCATCTTGGAACGCACTGGGTGGCTGATGCAGCATCCTCTGTTAGGAGGAAGCTTGTGGAGAGCAGTGACAACTTGCTCCCACTTGATAAAATTGAGAAAGTCATTCTCAAAGTCCCAGAGGTCAAATACGTGAACAGACCCAGTCCTACCTCAGAGCATGAAGCTCGACACTCCTTCCAGTTTGTTGcatgctctgctttgctggATGGCAGCATGTCAGTCCAGTCCTTCGCCAGTGAGAAGGTTCACCGGCCAGCCTTGCGGGAGCTCCTCTGCAAAACACATCTGGAGCACCCTCCTGATAACACACCTAGCTTTGAGAGTCTTTACTGTGAAGTGAGTGTTGTACTTCGGGATGGCAACATGATCAGCGACCGCTGCGATACATTCTATGGGCACTGGAGGAAACCCCTAGAAAAGGAGGACTTGGAGAAAAAGTTTCAGTCCAATGCCTCCAGCGTCCTGCCTGCAGAAGCCATAGAAGGCATTATAGAGACTGTGTACAATCTGGAAAAAGTAGAGGACTGTTCTGTACTAAGTACATTTTTATCAGGACAGTCAGCTAGAGCGCTTCCGGAGAAGCGGCGCTCGCTTTGA
- the LOC104255775 gene encoding glutamine amidotransferase-like class 1 domain-containing protein 3, mitochondrial: MGKRVALVLAGCGVFDGSEIHEASAALVHLSRGGAEVKIFAPNIEQRDVVNHLKGSPTEEKRNVLVESARLARGNIQDLAELKASEFDAVIFPGGFGVAKNLCSWAVDGKNCTVNEHVSSTLQAFHSAKKPIGLCCISPVLAAKVFPGCEVTVGQDKNVDGRFPDAETASAIAELGCKHICKNVNESHVDKANKIITTCAFMCKAPLHEIFDGIGTMVQEVLKLA, translated from the exons ATGGGCAAGCGGGTGGCCCTGGTTCTCGCCGGCTGCGGCGTCTTCGATGGCAGCGAGATTCATGAGGCCTCGGCGGCGCTGGTGCACCTCAGCCGCGGCGGCGCGGAG GTGAAGATATTTGCCCCTAATATTGAGCAAAGGGATGTAGTCAATCACTTAAAAGGAAGTccaacagaagagaaaagaaatgtgttaGTCGAAAGTGCCAGATTGGCAAGAGGAAACATTCAGGATTTGGCTGAACTGAAAGCTAGTGAATTCGATGCAGTCATTTTCCCTG gtggTTTTGGTGTAGCAAAGAACCTGTGTTCCTGGGCTGTAGATGGCAAGAACTGTACTGTCAATGAGCATGTGAGCTCCACGCTTCAAGCTTTCCACAGTGCTAAAAAGCCCATTGGTTTGTGCTGTATATCGCCAGTCCTGGCAGCTAAAGTCTTTCCTGGTTGTGAGGTCACGGTCGGCCAAGATAAAAACGTAGATGGAAG atttCCTGATGCTGAAACGGCATCTGCTATAGCAGAGCTTGGATGTAAGCacatttgcaaaaatgtaaACGAATCCCATGTGGATAAAGCCAATAAAATCATTACTACCTGTGCTTTCATGTGCAAGGCTCCTCTGCATGAAATCTTTGATGGAATTGGAACAATGGTGCAAGAAGTCCTGAAACTTGCCTGA